GGCATGAGTCAaagtttcaaaaagaaaaaataaaataaaattttgtacgatgataacaagaaaaataatttaaattgagTAAGTACATCCACGTTATTTAGTCAACTAGGGCATAATCATCACTTTACACACTCGGAAAGaaaattatatagaaaatagGAACAGGTCATCACAACTAAAGTTAACGGAACTTTTAATTTTAAGCATAAATTCTAACGGACTTCACAAcacttttttttcctctttctttctttctttctttctttctttctttctaatcACACGGGCTATATTTTGACTATTCTATCACCTCAAGGGGTATTAATTCACGTaggccaaatttcaaatttaaaatttttagtgAGATGCAGGTAGAAATTGAGGTGAATTGAAATAGGAGGTGATGTTTAAATAGGAAAAATTCTGATCGGAAAATGCAATTTGTTATTTGTGAAATTTGCATTCAAGTTTTGACTGTATTGAGAGTTTGAGGGAATAAGATTCTTTACCCTCctattttcatcttcttctctcctctcttctcacagtttctttttgtctttctctctctaaaatattAATACAAAATGTTGATATGACTTAATCCTAATCATTTAAATaggaaagaaataaataagagaGATCAGAAGGAATTCGAATTTGAGATAGATGTCCTAACTATAGGGGCTGAGGGTATACTGTATCCAAAATTTTGTGTGTCCAATCTGATTTTGTGACAtgtttaatcatattattattgcttccaatataaaatttaaaagcgTTAATGTTTTGTAAAGTTTAATAATACTGTCACAAAATCAGACAGAAGACACGTACATAGGCGAGATAATTTTTAGTGTAACCGACATACaagatggtacatcacgtgttatcATACAAATTATGAGATATAtgtattaaaaattttataacttaaaaaataaaatttttcatcacttatataaaaacacattatATAATACTCATATTCCTGCCACGATCAAAAATTTCTCGACAGATACAGCAAGCCCTGAGCCAACTATAGACGGCCAAGAatagaaactaaataatatattattactcaataattaaataaaataaataaaatattgttGAATAAAGCTGGGAGCCACGTTATTCTTCTCCCATTGGCAGTCTGGAAATTCAATTACAAACGCGCTTGGTGGAAAGGTTGAGAGAGAGACAAAAAGcagagagaaagatagagagCGAAATGGATTCTCCGTCGACGTCGACGACGCGGATCACCGCGCGATCGTCGATGATCGACTCTTTCAGGGGCTGTACCCTATCGGGTATGACGATTGACAAGGAGGAGCTCAAGAAGAAGCTCTTGATGCCGCAGTACCTCCGCTTCGCTATGCGCGATTCTATACGGTTAAAGGACCCAAAAGCCGGCGAGAGCCGCCTTCCGGGAAGTCGAGACCTCGTCGCCACCGCCGCCGTCGAAAATGTGGAGGAAACGCCGCCGGAGTCGCCCATGGTTGTGTTTATAAATCCGCGAAGCGGTGGAAGATACGGGCCTATGCTCAAGGAGAGGCTCCAATTGCTGATGGGTGAAGAACAGGTACCCTTAATTTCCTTCAAGTTAATTCGATTGGCATTGACTGCACCCTTTgaattttggtttatttttcgtttttttgctagattgatttatttttggtttttctggcgacccatttgaattttttggttTATCTGGCGACCCATTTGAGAATttgatttataatttaattatctcAGGAACTGGAAAAAATCCATTTATGATATATGTGTGCGTGCATGAATTTACGTGTTTGTGTCTGTTTTCCTTACTGCTTACGTAGGGTTATGGGGGATTTTTGGTTCAGTATGATACttattgtccttttttttttaaaaaaaaaaaattggtttttgtgtgtgtatattttaCCTTAAGGGGTGAGTTTTTTACTTCGATAGTTTATGTAATGTTATGAACACATTGTGGTTGTTCGAAGGAAGTGAAGGATTTATCAGGTTTGTTTTAAATAAAAGGAAGCAGAGGAAAGTGGCGTTGGACTGTTTTGCAATCTTTGCCAGTTAACCTTAGTTCTGTTTCATCGATACGACTATAATGAGGTTAGAAATGCTTTGATATATCACTGAACAGGGTTGGCTAAAATGGTGCCATCATCTTCTTAATCAGGTTTTAGATTCAATTAAAATTGAATTCCCCCTTGTGATTTCACTTGTTTGTTGAATCGAGTTCAGTAGACAAAGTGGTTACTGTCTACTGAAGAAACCCTTGTGATTTCGCTTGTTTGTTGAATCGAGTTCTGTATAGGGTTTCTTCATATTTGTCTTTAATCTGTGTAAACTATTGCTTGAATTGGAAATAATTTGTCATGCAGGTTTTTGACCTCTCAGATGTGAAGCCTCATGAATTTGTTCAGTATGGGTTGGGTTGTCTAGAGTTATTGGCTGATGTTGGTGACGTTTGTGCCAAAGAGTGTCGTCAAAAGATCAGGGTTATGGTACGACATTACGGCACGTTTACTTAAAGCTCTATTATATGATCATTCTGAGTTTAGCATCTAGTGAAATCCTACAACATTTAAGTTTGACATGTAACATATTGGAATTTTGGGCAGGTTGCAGGGGGTGATGGTACAGTCGGTTGGGTACTTGGTTGCCTATATGAACTCAACAGACAGGGTTTGGAACCAGTTCCTCCAGTAGGAGTTATTCCACTTGGCACAGGAAATGATCTTTCCAGGAGTTTTGGTTGGGTAAGTtttgtaatgaatttttagtttgtggacgatttttCTTGCATTATTGAGCAATGGGTACACATATTTTCACCAGGGTGGTTCATTCCCTTTTGCATGGAAATCAGCCATTAAAAAAACTCTATTCAGGGCTACTGCAGGTCCAATATGCCGTTTGGATAGGTAAGCTGTATTATTAGGTAATGGTTGTATGTCTTCAATTAGAAGGCTAGTAAAATGAAGCCTTTCTCTAATCATGTCCAGTACATGATTTTGCCTAGCTAGTGACTTAGTGGTCAGTGAATTTAGAAGTTGTGTGCAGCTATTGTACTGAAATTTAATTTGGTTGAGGATCTCTAGTCCTTCACTGTGAATGTTCATACCTCCAATGTACGATTAATTTTAACTGTTTGATGTGTTTTTGAATCTTGACTTCAATCAACTCTGCATTTCATCTTTGAGTGCATTCCATATCTGTGCATGTGTGTCACTCTCATTTGCTGGTTCAGTTTTGTTAGAGAGTTGATTGCATTTGAGATGTGGGTTCCTTCTTTCCCCTCTTTTCCCTTGCAAACTATGTTGTGGTTCCAAAACATAGGGAATTGAGTTTAAATCAATCTATTGCATTCTACTTGTAGATTTTAATCCCCCTTAGTTGATCTTATTTATTGATAGTCTCCGTTGTTATGCAAACTTATAAGATGATGCTTTGTGAGTATATGAACAATAAAATAGACACGCCACACTCAAACACAAATAATTTAGCGAGGTTTGGTGAACTTTACCTACTCCTCATGTGATCTCTCCTGAGAAATCACCTGCACTATGGAGAATAACAACTCGGTTACAAGAACGTATTGAAAACCCTTATGCTAAACCCCAAAGCCTTGCTTTAGATCTCTCTAATACTCTTTGCTCTCTACCTTGTATTCTCTGTGCTGTTTGTGTGAATAAACAGCCCCTAACAAGCTTAGTTCATAGACTGATGGTCACGTGCCTTACAAGTATAGGCTTCTTGAATCCTTTTAGAATAGGGAAAACTAACttatttcctaatcctaaactgaTTGGGATTACAAAGAAAACCTATTTCCCTATTTTTATGGGAAATAACCAGTGCACATTCCTTTACTTCTTTCCCTACACCAATTGGAAACCTAAACCTGGTTGGCCTTGGTATTTTGACGAGCCAAATCGCAACATTACTAACATCctttaaaatgtttttgattttcttctttcctttaTTTGCCCCCTTCTAAAGGAAGAGCGCAAAGACATTTTATTcttctgtacattttatttttcctaaAAGGATCTTACATAATAAATCTTTTTACCTAATGGATATTTGGTATTATTTATTGGTCACTCAGGATTTCTGTTATGGTATAGGCAAGTTTAACATTGTGCTTGTAACTAGGttcagaaaaataaagaaatatatatgAAGCTTATGGTAAGGTTCCTTTTGGTTTGCAAATATTGTTATAATGAATAATGAGAACCTACATAGTTTCTCAAATGTCTATTGAGTTTCATTTGttattctctctccctctctagttTAATATGATATGGCCCATTATTTTGTGCATTtcttgtatgtatatattttgggATAAGGCATCATTATTAACGAACTCTGATGGTATTTAACAGTAACACTATTTTAGTTCTGGTTTGTTCCAGCCAGcagttttatttatatttgctTTTCTTATGGTGCAGTTGGCATATTGTGCTGTCAATGCCAGCTGGTACAGAAATGGAGCCACCCCATTCTTTGAAGCTTACTGAAGAATGCGCTCTTGATGAGACTGTAAGTCTAGTTACTCTTGACGAGCTACTCTTATTGGGTAACCTTTTGAATTCTTAATTTCTACAAGTTATAGTTTTATTCAGATGTCAAATACTGTGAAAATACGTGTTCTTATTTTTGAGTTACTCTACTGGCTAAAATGAATGTTTATGTTGCTCAATTCTTGTGAACTGATGACATTATCTTTTCTAAATAAGATAATCTATTGGAAACTAAAAAAAGACTCTTTCTGGCAAAGcaatttataatattattttgaaaaattgaatattAAGTTCTGATGAAAGGCGGCCTTCATATCTCCATCATCACTTTTACATCTTTTTCTCTTTGTGTAATCTTTATATTGTTAACTTCTTTGCACTCAATGAATCTTTATACGATTAAATTTTATTCTAATTTCTTAAGTTTCTGACCTGATAAGCTTACTAGAATCACCTACATCACATGCCAAAGGATACCATGATTTTATACCATATGTTTGACACATTTTATTGACTGCAGGGTTTGGAAAAAGGGGATTTGCCTGAGAAATCTACTTGCCACGAAGGAGTGTTTTATAATTACTTCAGCATAGGTATGTTGACTTCattggtttagggttttgttagAACACATATTCTAAAGGGTGTTCGTACTAAGCATTTTAGTAGAATGTTAAACTAGAATTATCATTGTATTGAACACATATACTCTTGTGTTCAtgccatgtttttttcttttccagtaAGGAATTGCACTTCTAGAGATCACCCTATTGTATTCACAATGGATTTAGTAGGATAGAGTTGCATATTCTACATATATTGTTCGGGTGTCAAGATGTCCCTTGCGTCTATATCTTTGAACAAATTTCTAGATGTCTTGAGTAAAGAATGTTTTACATCTAAATCTAGGCCTGTTCCATAAACCCCTTTACTTCTGTTTGCAAAGATATTCTTATCAGAGAAAGATGATTTATACAATAAAAATATGTTTATTAGGTTATTGTTCTCCTTTACATGATCCTGTTTTCATCATTTGGTTATACAGGAATGGATGCCCAAGTTGCTTATGGATTCCACCATTTACGAAACGAAAAACCGTATCTTGCACAAGGTCCAATTTCAAATAAGGTCTGGTTGcatgtcttttttcttttatatatgatTTGAATATCCATTGGGGTGCAGTTTTATCAATGATTTAATTTGCATGGCATTGTCGGAATATTAGACTTGAGAACACTGTCCATTTAAGCAATGTGTataatattttcctttttgaaCAGAAGAAAACATTGT
This Pyrus communis chromosome 6, drPyrComm1.1, whole genome shotgun sequence DNA region includes the following protein-coding sequences:
- the LOC137737734 gene encoding diacylglycerol kinase 3 — encoded protein: MDSPSTSTTRITARSSMIDSFRGCTLSGMTIDKEELKKKLLMPQYLRFAMRDSIRLKDPKAGESRLPGSRDLVATAAVENVEETPPESPMVVFINPRSGGRYGPMLKERLQLLMGEEQVFDLSDVKPHEFVQYGLGCLELLADVGDVCAKECRQKIRVMVAGGDGTVGWVLGCLYELNRQGLEPVPPVGVIPLGTGNDLSRSFGWGGSFPFAWKSAIKKTLFRATAGPICRLDSWHIVLSMPAGTEMEPPHSLKLTEECALDETGLEKGDLPEKSTCHEGVFYNYFSIGMDAQVAYGFHHLRNEKPYLAQGPISNKLVYSGYSCTQGWFFTPCTSDPGLRGLKNILRMHVKKVNCSEWEQISVPSSVRAIVALNLHNYGSGRNPWGNLKPEYLEKRGFVEAHADDGLLEIFGLKQGWHASFVMVELISAKHIAQAAAIRLEVRGGEWRNAYMQMDGEPWKQPMHEEYSTLVEITRVPFQSLMIHGDNH